In a genomic window of Dyadobacter fermentans DSM 18053:
- a CDS encoding amidohydrolase family protein: protein MVIDAHQHFWIFDEERDAWITPEMEVIRRNFLPEDLWPVLRANKVDGCVAVQASQNDAETEFLLHLAEANDFVRGVVGWVDLKAVNLYDQLERYSQYEKLKGFRHVAQGQPEGFLLQPEFIKGVGTLVAFDFTYDILIYQNQLKEAFNFAVKLPNVHFVLDHIAKPLIKAQELQPWADDIRRLAELPNVHCKVSGMVTEANWQHWEKADFRPYLDVVFEAFGTERIMYGSDWPVCLVAGEYEGAKGILTDYLSMFSDDEVRDVMGNNARRFYNLDI, encoded by the coding sequence ATGGTAATCGACGCCCACCAGCATTTCTGGATATTTGACGAAGAGCGCGATGCATGGATCACGCCCGAAATGGAGGTTATCCGGCGGAATTTCCTGCCGGAAGACCTTTGGCCGGTCCTGAGAGCTAACAAAGTCGACGGCTGCGTGGCCGTGCAGGCTTCTCAGAACGATGCGGAAACGGAATTTCTGCTGCATTTGGCCGAGGCGAACGATTTTGTGCGGGGCGTAGTCGGTTGGGTGGACCTCAAAGCGGTGAATCTGTACGACCAGCTCGAAAGGTATTCACAATACGAAAAACTGAAAGGCTTCCGCCACGTTGCGCAGGGGCAACCCGAGGGCTTCTTGCTGCAACCAGAGTTTATTAAAGGAGTGGGAACATTGGTCGCATTTGATTTCACTTACGACATTCTCATTTACCAAAACCAGTTGAAAGAAGCATTCAACTTCGCGGTAAAACTGCCGAACGTGCATTTCGTGCTGGACCACATTGCCAAGCCGCTCATCAAAGCGCAGGAATTGCAGCCCTGGGCGGACGACATCCGTCGTCTCGCCGAACTGCCGAACGTGCATTGCAAAGTATCAGGCATGGTAACCGAAGCCAACTGGCAGCATTGGGAAAAAGCGGATTTCCGACCATACCTCGATGTGGTTTTCGAAGCGTTCGGCACGGAACGCATCATGTACGGCTCCGACTGGCCTGTGTGCCTGGTCGCGGGCGAGTACGAAGGCGCAAAGGGAATCCTGACGGACTACCTGAGCATGTTCTCCGACGACGAAGTGCGCGATGTGATGGGAAACAACGCGAGGCGCTTTTACAACCTCGACATTTAA
- a CDS encoding L-rhamnose mutarotase has product MKRYCLAVDLVDDPQMIAEYEGYHKKIQPEIHKSITDAGITVMDIYRVGNRLFMIMETEDDFSFETKSQMDASNPKVQEWEQLMWKYQQALPTAKPGEKWVLMEQIFTL; this is encoded by the coding sequence ATGAAAAGATATTGCCTCGCGGTGGACCTCGTGGACGACCCGCAGATGATCGCGGAGTACGAGGGTTACCATAAAAAGATCCAGCCCGAAATCCATAAGAGCATTACCGATGCCGGCATTACCGTGATGGACATTTACCGCGTCGGAAACCGGCTATTCATGATCATGGAAACGGAGGACGATTTCAGTTTTGAAACCAAATCCCAAATGGATGCTTCCAACCCCAAAGTGCAGGAGTGGGAGCAGCTCATGTGGAAATACCAACAAGCATTACCCACTGCAAAACCCGGTGAAAAATGGGTTTTGATGGAACAGATTTTTACCCTCTGA
- a CDS encoding endonuclease/exonuclease/phosphatase family protein: MSRLFYALSILVLSFTLLSSQPRQAVEVKLMSFNIRHGLNNQEESNLRDILRIIKENDPDLVALQAVDSLVDKGKVQFQLRQIAAQTGMYYSYAVADTNDNGTQGLGILSNWPMEKTQVIHLPKTPGADPKVLQCGLIKLSRSVTFRFCNSRLEYASVMDRALQAAYINQMLVNSVQPVLLGMDMGARPNEQPYFSFRRNWQDAARGSQMQTWNEGLPGDRLDYIFALLNNKVRIKNYKVIRNYPDVSDHYPIQATIEFW, from the coding sequence TTGAGTAGGCTTTTTTACGCATTATCCATTCTAGTATTATCATTTACATTGCTTTCGTCGCAGCCTCGCCAGGCTGTGGAAGTGAAGTTGATGAGTTTCAACATCCGGCATGGGCTGAACAACCAGGAGGAGTCGAATCTCAGGGATATTTTGAGGATAATTAAGGAAAATGACCCCGATCTGGTGGCATTACAAGCGGTGGACAGCCTCGTGGATAAGGGAAAAGTGCAGTTCCAATTGAGGCAGATCGCCGCGCAAACGGGCATGTATTATTCCTACGCCGTGGCCGATACCAATGATAATGGAACGCAGGGACTGGGCATACTTTCGAACTGGCCGATGGAGAAAACACAGGTCATTCACCTGCCCAAAACGCCCGGTGCCGACCCGAAAGTGCTGCAATGCGGATTGATCAAACTGTCGCGCTCGGTTACCTTCCGGTTTTGCAACTCCCGGCTCGAATATGCTTCGGTGATGGACCGCGCGTTGCAGGCCGCATATATCAATCAAATGCTCGTGAATAGCGTCCAGCCTGTGCTTTTGGGCATGGATATGGGCGCCCGACCGAACGAACAGCCTTATTTTTCGTTCCGCAGAAACTGGCAGGACGCTGCGCGCGGGTCACAGATGCAGACCTGGAACGAAGGTTTACCGGGCGACCGGCTCGATTACATTTTTGCCTTGCTCAACAACAAGGTCCGCATCAAAAACTACAAAGTGATCCGAAATTATCCGGACGTTTCTGATCACTATCCCATTCAGGCCACCATTGAATTTTGGTAG
- a CDS encoding (Fe-S)-binding protein has protein sequence MSYSNWKIGLFIPCYVDQFYPQVGIATLELLEKLGCTVTFPLNQTCCGQPMANSGFEHLSRSCDNLFYDQFKDCDYVVSPSGSCVLHIKDHLKADNKADESKVLRKRVYELVEFLTDVLKIDRIEAEFPHRVGLHQGCHGQRGLHLSQMSELNAAPYSKPVSLLKQVKGIELIDLDRTDECCGFGGTFCVSEEAVSVKMGKDRVADHIRHNAEYITGSDMSCLMHLGGILKRGNSNVQVKHIAEILNASISKRKPEPAY, from the coding sequence ATGAGTTACTCAAATTGGAAGATCGGATTATTTATTCCGTGCTATGTAGATCAATTTTACCCGCAGGTAGGGATTGCAACACTGGAACTGCTTGAAAAACTGGGCTGTACGGTCACATTTCCGCTGAACCAGACGTGCTGCGGCCAGCCGATGGCCAACTCCGGATTCGAACACCTGTCGCGCTCGTGCGACAATCTCTTTTACGATCAGTTCAAAGATTGCGACTACGTGGTTTCGCCGTCGGGAAGTTGTGTGCTGCACATTAAAGACCATTTGAAGGCCGATAACAAGGCCGACGAATCGAAAGTGCTGAGAAAGAGGGTTTACGAACTGGTCGAATTTCTGACCGACGTTTTGAAAATAGATCGCATTGAAGCGGAATTTCCGCATCGCGTGGGCTTACATCAGGGTTGCCACGGGCAGCGCGGGCTGCATTTGTCCCAAATGTCGGAGCTGAATGCGGCGCCGTACTCGAAGCCGGTATCGCTTTTGAAACAGGTAAAAGGCATCGAGCTGATCGACCTCGACCGCACGGATGAATGCTGCGGGTTCGGCGGGACGTTTTGTGTGAGCGAGGAAGCCGTGTCCGTGAAAATGGGCAAGGACCGCGTCGCCGATCACATTCGCCACAATGCGGAATATATTACCGGCTCCGATATGAGCTGCCTCATGCATTTGGGCGGCATTCTGAAGCGCGGTAATTCGAATGTGCAGGTGAAGCACATTGCGGAAATTTTGAATGCCAGTATCTCAAAAAGAAAACCAGAGCCCGCTTATTGA
- a CDS encoding lactate utilization protein B, with amino-acid sequence MSKTVMEHADASEVFNRDEPYVNWHDETLWFVRQKRDKSSKQLPEWEQLRDAASGIKHYVLSHLDELLISFEQKAKENGVQVHWAANAAEHNEIVLGLLKKHKIDKMVKSKSMLTEECHMNEFLQKNGIEVIDTDLGERIVQLRNEPPSHIVLPAIHLKKKDIGDLFHEHLGTDAGATDPQYLTEAARQHLRDKFLTRRAALTGVNFAVAETGGFVVSTNEGNADMGAHLADIHIACMGFEKIIPKQEHLGVFLRLLARSATGQPITTYSSHFKKPREGQEMHIVIVDNGRSTQLGRKDFRNSLKCIRCGACMNTCPVYRRSGGHSYHNAVAGPIGSILAPNLDMTKNADLPFASTLCGSCSNVCPVKIDIHDQLYKWRQVLAKEGHVPKSKEIGIRAMSTMLAAPRFYQWSGRMGRTVMRAMPFMVNNALNPWYKQRDMPEPPKESFRDWYVRNRKN; translated from the coding sequence ATGTCCAAAACAGTAATGGAGCACGCGGACGCTTCCGAGGTGTTCAACAGAGACGAACCTTACGTAAACTGGCATGACGAAACCCTGTGGTTCGTGCGCCAGAAACGCGATAAATCATCGAAACAACTCCCCGAATGGGAACAGCTGCGCGACGCCGCGTCGGGTATCAAGCATTATGTACTCTCGCACCTCGACGAGCTGCTGATATCTTTTGAACAAAAAGCAAAGGAAAACGGTGTGCAGGTGCATTGGGCAGCCAATGCGGCCGAACATAATGAGATTGTGCTCGGGCTTTTGAAGAAGCACAAGATCGACAAGATGGTGAAAAGCAAGTCGATGCTCACCGAGGAATGTCATATGAACGAATTCCTGCAAAAGAACGGCATTGAAGTGATCGACACCGACCTGGGCGAGCGCATCGTGCAGCTCCGCAACGAGCCGCCGAGCCACATCGTGCTACCCGCTATCCACCTGAAAAAGAAGGATATCGGCGATCTTTTCCATGAGCACCTCGGCACCGACGCCGGCGCTACCGACCCGCAATACCTCACCGAAGCCGCCCGCCAGCATTTACGCGACAAGTTTCTGACACGCCGCGCGGCTTTAACAGGCGTGAACTTCGCCGTAGCCGAAACCGGCGGTTTTGTTGTGTCAACCAACGAAGGTAATGCCGATATGGGTGCGCATTTGGCCGACATTCACATTGCCTGCATGGGTTTTGAGAAGATAATTCCAAAGCAGGAACATCTGGGCGTTTTCCTCCGCCTGCTCGCCCGAAGCGCCACTGGTCAGCCGATTACTACTTACAGCAGCCATTTCAAGAAGCCGCGCGAAGGGCAGGAAATGCACATTGTGATCGTGGATAATGGGCGCAGTACGCAGCTGGGCCGGAAGGATTTCAGGAACTCATTGAAATGCATTCGCTGCGGAGCTTGTATGAACACTTGTCCGGTTTACAGAAGAAGCGGCGGGCATAGCTACCATAATGCCGTCGCCGGACCGATCGGCTCCATTCTCGCGCCGAACCTGGATATGACCAAAAATGCCGATTTGCCGTTTGCAAGCACATTGTGCGGCAGTTGCTCCAACGTGTGCCCTGTGAAAATCGACATTCACGACCAGCTTTATAAATGGAGACAAGTGCTGGCAAAAGAAGGCCATGTGCCGAAAAGCAAGGAAATAGGTATCCGCGCCATGTCGACCATGCTGGCCGCGCCGAGGTTTTACCAATGGTCGGGCAGGATGGGGCGGACGGTAATGCGCGCCATGCCGTTTATGGTCAATAATGCATTGAACCCCTGGTACAAACAACGCGATATGCCGGAGCCGCCGAAGGAAAGTTTCCGCGATTGGTACGTCCGTAACAGAAAGAACTGA
- a CDS encoding LutC/YkgG family protein — protein MSSRDKILGQIRQNKPEEVALPAVTTFASDFENTEDKFREMLSAIYTEVIVVKNLEELAAKAEELYTGIANRATTIPALSGWADFSLNVSDPHELETVEIAIVQAEFGVAENGAVWVSDQYLPHRVLPFITQNLAFVIPRNALVNNMHEAYMRLQDTLGWGCFIAGPSKTADIEQSLVIGAHGARSMVIFLLENE, from the coding sequence ATGAGCTCACGAGATAAAATTTTAGGCCAAATCAGACAGAATAAGCCGGAGGAAGTAGCATTGCCCGCGGTAACGACTTTCGCCAGCGACTTTGAGAATACCGAAGACAAATTTCGCGAAATGCTGTCGGCGATTTACACGGAAGTAATCGTGGTGAAAAACCTCGAAGAGCTTGCGGCGAAGGCGGAAGAACTCTACACAGGAATCGCGAACCGCGCTACTACCATCCCTGCATTGAGTGGCTGGGCGGATTTCAGCCTGAACGTCTCCGACCCACATGAGCTGGAAACGGTGGAAATAGCCATCGTGCAGGCGGAATTCGGGGTGGCGGAGAATGGGGCGGTCTGGGTTTCGGACCAATACCTGCCGCATCGCGTGCTGCCGTTTATTACCCAAAACCTCGCGTTCGTGATCCCGCGTAACGCGCTCGTGAACAATATGCATGAGGCATATATGCGCTTGCAGGACACGCTCGGCTGGGGATGTTTCATTGCAGGTCCGTCCAAAACTGCGGATATTGAGCAATCGCTCGTCATCGGCGCGCACGGTGCACGCAGCATGGTAATCTTCCTGCTCGAAAATGAGTAA
- a CDS encoding GNAT family N-acetyltransferase — MNEQVTLRPFTRNIAQRLAELANNQNVVAQVRDNFPSPYTISDAHYWIDFCNSRHSGESFHQAIYHHEDFVGGIGVLRQEDIHRNNAEIGYWLGEPYWGLKIATAAVVQMTDWIFTHTTITRLYAGVFETNPASMRVLVKAGYKLEAIHRKAIIKNDLVLDEHLFVKLAGE; from the coding sequence ATGAATGAACAAGTTACGCTAAGGCCATTTACGAGGAATATCGCCCAAAGGCTGGCGGAACTAGCCAATAATCAAAATGTGGTGGCCCAGGTGAGGGATAATTTTCCTTCGCCCTACACCATTTCCGACGCACATTACTGGATTGATTTCTGCAACAGCCGGCACAGCGGCGAAAGTTTTCACCAGGCCATTTACCATCACGAAGATTTTGTAGGGGGCATCGGCGTGCTCCGGCAGGAAGATATTCACCGCAACAATGCCGAAATAGGCTACTGGCTGGGCGAACCCTACTGGGGCCTCAAAATTGCCACCGCCGCCGTGGTGCAAATGACCGACTGGATTTTCACTCATACCACCATTACCAGGCTCTACGCGGGCGTTTTTGAGACCAACCCGGCCTCGATGCGCGTGTTGGTAAAAGCTGGTTACAAGCTCGAAGCCATTCACCGAAAGGCCATTATCAAAAACGACCTGGTGCTCGACGAACATTTGTTTGTGAAGCTGGCCGGGGAATGA
- the cmk gene encoding (d)CMP kinase → MPKIIVAIDGYSSCGKSTTAKLVAKQLNYPYIDTGAMYRAVTLYFIQNHISLTNPREIEQALSKVQISFRRHPELGRNDTYLNGLNVEDEIRKMYVSERVSEVSAIAEVRHALVAQQQRMGKTKGIVMDGRDIGTVVFPQAELKIFMTADPLIRAQRRQLELMEKGDIVDLGVVLENLRTRDHIDTNRAESPLRQAEDAIYIDNSFMTLDEQVELVVRLADEQIGLSLRRRAADKA, encoded by the coding sequence ATGCCCAAGATTATCGTTGCGATCGACGGTTATTCGAGTTGTGGGAAATCCACGACCGCAAAACTGGTTGCCAAGCAATTGAATTACCCTTACATCGACACCGGTGCGATGTACAGGGCTGTTACCCTGTATTTTATCCAAAATCATATAAGTCTTACCAATCCCAGGGAAATCGAGCAGGCATTGTCCAAAGTGCAGATTTCCTTCCGCCGCCACCCCGAACTGGGCCGCAACGACACCTATCTGAACGGCTTGAATGTCGAAGACGAGATCCGCAAAATGTACGTTTCGGAGCGGGTGAGCGAGGTGAGCGCCATTGCCGAAGTACGGCATGCATTGGTGGCGCAGCAGCAGCGCATGGGCAAAACCAAAGGGATTGTCATGGACGGCCGCGACATCGGCACCGTCGTATTTCCGCAGGCCGAGCTGAAAATCTTCATGACCGCCGACCCGCTGATCCGCGCGCAGCGCCGCCAGCTCGAATTGATGGAAAAGGGCGATATCGTGGATCTGGGCGTAGTTCTCGAGAACCTTAGAACCCGCGACCATATCGATACCAACCGCGCCGAAAGCCCGCTCCGGCAGGCCGAAGATGCCATTTACATCGATAATTCGTTCATGACCCTGGATGAGCAGGTGGAACTGGTGGTGCGCCTGGCCGACGAGCAAATCGGGCTCTCACTCAGACGTCGCGCCGCCGATAAAGCCTGA
- a CDS encoding NAD(P)/FAD-dependent oxidoreductase: MQQFDYEFLIIGQGIGGTSVAWHLHDSGKSFQIAGDSSMPSSSRVAAGIFNPLTGKKLVKTWLADDLFPYARTFYGGLEQRLGCKLMHLTPIYRPFRSIEEQNTYLAQTADPGISPYVASSPDRASEMPYVHADFGGLEVVQAGWIDLPALLDASRAYFQERNLYVEATFDPADLSRADEGIEWRGKRFKTVIFSQGFFALQNDWFNWLPFTPVKGQILEITTDVSLKPYIINQGIFALPVSKNRMKVGATYSWNPLDWEATEEATEELELKLRGLLNADYTLTAAHAGIRPSVRDRRPLIGIHPEFANVCIFNGLGTKGVTLAPFLAKEFCNHLIYGKELNPLVNIKRYFSLYFR; this comes from the coding sequence ATGCAGCAGTTTGACTACGAATTTCTCATCATAGGGCAGGGGATAGGCGGCACCTCCGTCGCCTGGCATTTGCACGATTCGGGCAAAAGTTTCCAGATTGCCGGCGATTCCTCCATGCCTTCTTCTTCGCGTGTCGCGGCGGGTATTTTTAACCCGCTGACGGGCAAAAAACTGGTAAAAACCTGGCTGGCGGATGATCTGTTTCCTTACGCCCGCACATTTTACGGAGGTTTGGAGCAAAGGTTGGGATGTAAGCTAATGCACCTGACGCCCATTTACCGTCCCTTCCGGTCCATCGAAGAACAAAACACCTATCTCGCGCAAACGGCTGATCCCGGCATTAGCCCTTACGTAGCATCCTCACCCGACCGTGCGAGCGAAATGCCGTATGTGCATGCTGATTTCGGCGGTTTGGAAGTGGTGCAAGCGGGCTGGATCGATCTGCCGGCATTGCTCGACGCCAGCCGCGCATATTTTCAGGAACGGAATTTATATGTAGAAGCGACCTTCGATCCAGCTGACCTTTCGCGGGCAGACGAAGGCATTGAATGGCGGGGCAAACGGTTCAAAACCGTCATCTTTTCCCAGGGTTTTTTTGCGTTACAAAACGACTGGTTCAACTGGCTGCCGTTTACGCCGGTAAAAGGACAAATCCTGGAAATCACGACCGACGTTTCACTGAAACCGTACATCATCAACCAGGGGATTTTTGCATTGCCGGTGTCGAAGAATAGGATGAAAGTGGGAGCAACCTACTCCTGGAACCCGCTCGATTGGGAGGCAACGGAGGAGGCCACGGAAGAGCTTGAATTGAAATTACGCGGATTGCTGAACGCAGATTACACGCTGACAGCCGCTCATGCGGGCATCCGTCCATCTGTACGCGACCGGCGGCCGTTGATCGGTATCCACCCGGAATTCGCTAATGTGTGTATTTTCAATGGGTTAGGTACGAAGGGTGTTACGCTCGCACCGTTTCTGGCAAAAGAGTTTTGTAACCACCTGATTTACGGGAAAGAATTGAACCCGCTAGTGAATATAAAAAGGTATTTTTCGTTATATTTCCGTTGA
- a CDS encoding PorP/SprF family type IX secretion system membrane protein, protein MKRIIIAGMLVFTAGSAAFAQREVLYEQYVQNPMSINPGFTGVREDFNMTAIFRRKWFNIPNSPTSQTFAADGAIANGKFGIGFQALNDQTSYFTTTGFVGSFAFHLGISDTWKLGLGAQGGINVLPVSDGRNIGNNRAMGSFGLGAWLRSEQWYVGISKPELLSQRFGDQLVGSLYRRPLYIMAGGSHDLGDDIMMLPHILLVQEKDHKLRFDIGSRFWFREKVGLGASYRVGGGISGFAAKVDYLQLTAEVQAGKNVRLGYFYSTRQAEQIYASYSGPKGIHELMLKFIPNPKGFQKF, encoded by the coding sequence ATGAAGCGAATTATCATTGCCGGAATGCTCGTTTTTACTGCCGGCAGCGCCGCTTTCGCGCAACGCGAAGTGCTGTATGAGCAATACGTGCAGAACCCGATGTCGATCAATCCCGGCTTTACGGGTGTGCGCGAGGACTTTAATATGACCGCCATTTTCCGCAGGAAGTGGTTCAATATCCCCAATTCGCCCACCAGCCAGACTTTCGCGGCCGACGGAGCCATCGCTAACGGAAAGTTTGGGATTGGTTTCCAGGCATTGAACGACCAGACCAGCTATTTCACAACCACCGGGTTTGTAGGGTCTTTCGCATTCCACCTCGGCATTTCCGATACCTGGAAACTGGGGCTGGGCGCGCAGGGCGGCATCAATGTTTTACCCGTTTCGGATGGAAGAAATATTGGCAACAACCGGGCAATGGGAAGTTTCGGCCTTGGCGCCTGGCTGCGGTCGGAGCAATGGTATGTGGGGATATCGAAGCCGGAGCTGCTTTCCCAGAGATTCGGGGACCAGTTGGTTGGTTCACTTTACCGGCGGCCGCTATACATCATGGCGGGTGGGAGCCACGACCTGGGCGATGATATCATGATGTTGCCGCATATCCTGCTGGTGCAGGAAAAGGACCACAAACTGAGATTCGACATCGGATCGCGATTCTGGTTCAGGGAGAAGGTAGGCCTTGGCGCGTCTTATCGTGTGGGAGGGGGGATCAGCGGTTTTGCCGCGAAAGTGGATTATTTGCAGTTAACCGCTGAGGTTCAGGCGGGAAAGAACGTGAGGTTGGGGTATTTTTACAGCACCCGGCAGGCCGAGCAGATTTATGCAAGCTACTCCGGCCCGAAAGGCATTCACGAGCTCATGCTGAAATTTATTCCGAATCCGAAAGGCTTTCAGAAATTCTGA